CCAGGCGCTCGCCGTCGGACGTCGCGGGCAGGTCGAGCTCGAGTGACTCCAGTCGCAGCGACTCGCTGTCGAGGACGCCGGACTTGAGCTCCTCATCGCGCAGCATCGTCGCCAGCCAGGTCTGCAGGTCGACCCACAGCAGGCAGGCCTTGCCACCGCCCGCCAGCAGCCCCGGCGCCAGGGTCGTGACGAGGCTGGTCGGCTTCACCACGACTGCACGGGTGTCGGCGAATCCGCGGGCGAGCAGGGTCAGCACAGGTGACCGCCATTGCTCCGTGGCGGCATCGTCGCGGCCATGGGCAAGCGCCAGCAGCGGCAGGGGTTCACGCAGGCCCAGCACTCCGGGCAGGAGGTCGAGGGTCCTGCTGACCAGTGACGAGCCGCAATGGCCGATATGGAACAGCCAGTGCAGGGGCAGGGCAGCGGCGGGGTCGGTTGCAGCCTCCAGTTCGACCCGGGAAACGACCCAGCCGGAGACGTCACGATGTTGCGTCGCCCGGCGGTCGAGAAAGCTGGCGCGCCGGTAGTCCTGCGGCTCGAAATGCAGCACCCAGGCCTGATCCTGAACCGGATCAAAGGCGAACAGCGGGTAGGCTGCACTGCGACTGAAGTCGCTTGGCAGGCGCCTGGGAGCGGTCATGGGCGATGTTAGAATCGGCGGCCGCCCATGCTAGCGGAACTGGAAGGAATAGATGACCGACAAACACGCCGGAGGCGGGGCCCGCAAGCCCGGTCTGGGAACCCTTGCGATCCATGCCGGCCAATCGCCGGACCCGAGCACGGGCGCGGTCATGACGCCGATCTACGCCACCTCGACCTATGCACAGTCGAGCCCGGGCGTGCATCAGGGTTTTGAGTATTCGCGCAGCCACAACCCGACCCGCTTTGCCTACGAGCGCTGCGTCGCCGGCCTGGAAGGCGGCAGCCGTGGCTTTGCCTTCGCCTCGGGCCTGGCCGCGACCTCGACCATCCTCGAGTTGCTCGACTCTCGCAGCCATGTCATCGCCATGGACGACGTTTACGGCGGCACCTACCGCCTGTTCGAACGCGTGCGTCGCCGCTCGGCCGGGCTGGATTTCAGCTGGGTCAACCTGACCGACGTAGCCGCCTTCGAGGCGGCGATCCGTCCCGAAACGAAAATGGTCTGGATCGAGACCCCGACCAATCCGCTGCTGAAGCTGGTCGACATCGCCCAGATCGCGGCGATCGCGCGCAAGCGCGGCCTGATCGTCGTGGTCGACAACACGTTCAGCTCGCCGATCCTGCAGCGCCCGCTCGAGCTGGGCGCGCACATCGTCATGCACTCGGCGACCAAGTACCTCAACGGCCACTCCGACATCGTCGGTGGCATGGCCGTTGTGGGCGACGACGCCGAGATCGCCGAGCAGATGGGCTTTTTGCAGAACGCCATCGGCGGCGTGCAGGGACCGTTTGACAGCTTCCTGGCACTGCGTGGATTGAAGACGCTGCATCTGCGGATGGAGGCGCATTGCGAGAATGCGCAGGCCTTGGCGGAGTGGCTTGAGCAGCATCCGGCGGTGGAGAAGGTGCTCTACCCGGGGCTGAAGTCGCATCCGCAGCATGAGCTGGCGAAGCGGCAGATGGACGGGTTTGGCGGGATGGTCAGCATCTACCTGAAGGGTGGACTGGAAGCAGCCACGCGCTTGTGCGAAAGGACCGAACTGTTCGCCCTGGCCGAGTCGCTCGGTGGCGTGGAGAGCCTGGTCAACCATCCGGCAGTGATGACGCACGCGTCGATTCCGCCCGACCGGCGCGCCGCGCTGGGCATCGGTGACAACCTGGTGCGGTTGAGCGTGGGAATCGAGGATGTGGCGGACCTGCGCGATGACCTCAGCGCAGCGCTTGGCGCATGACTTCAATCGATTTGAGAGTCATCCGATGAGCATCCTTTCCGCGTTTGGTAGCAACCGCTCGCTCGTCTTCGAGCTGACGCGGCGTGAGATCCTCGGCCGTTACCGCGGCGCAAGTTTCGGGCTGTTGTGGTCGCTGATCAGTCCCTTCCTGATGTTGATGGTCTATACGCTGGCCTTCGGATTCATCATGAAGAGCCGTTGGCCGGGAACGACAGGAACGACCACCGAATTCGCCTTGATCCTGTTCGTCGGCCTGACGGTGCACGGATTCTTCGCCGAGTGCGTGAACCGTGCCCCCAGCCTCATTGTCGGCAACACCAGTTACGTCAAGCGGGTCGTGTTCCCACTCGACCTGCTGGTCTGGAGCATGACGTTCTCGGCACTGTTTCACCTGCTGATGAACACGGTGGTCTTGCTGCTGCTGCAATTGCTCTGGAACGGCCAGATCCACGCCACGACGCTGCTGTTTCCCCTCGTGGTGCTGCCGTTGATCATCCTCACCGTTGGCGTGGGCTGGATCGTGTCGGCCCTTGGCGTCTTCCTGCGCGACATCGGCCAGGTTGTGGGCGTGGTTACCGCTGCAATGCTGTTCCTGTCATCGGCCATCGTGCCCGTGGACTCCGTCCCGGAACACTATCGCTGGGTGTTCATGGCCAATCCGCTCACATTCATCATCAATGAAGCGCGCCAGGTCGTTATCTGGGGAAATGCGCCCAACTGGCTTGGGCTGGGCATCTATTTCGTGATTGCCATTGCCGTGGCCTCCTTTGGTCACATGCTCTTCCAGAAGCTTCGAAAAGGGTTTGCCGATGTCCTCTGACGCCGCTTACGTCGTGACTGAGCAACCGGCTTCAGACCCGGGCAAGGGCAAGCCTGTCATTTCCATCCGTGGTGCCGGCAAGGCATACGCGATGTACGACAGCCCGGCCCATCGCCTGTGGCAGGGAATCCTTGGTCGGCGCAAGAAGTTCTTCCGTGAGTTCTGGGCACTCCGGGGGGTCAACCTCGACGTCCATCGCGGCGAGACGGTGGGAATTGTCGGTCGCAATGGCTCGGGCAAATCAACCCTGCTACAGATGATCGCGGGCACGCTGACTCCCACCGAGGGCACCATCGAGGTGAACGGCCGCGTAGCCGCGCTGCTCGAATTGGGCAGCGGCTTCAACCCGGAGTTCACTGGCCGAGAGAACGTCTACCTCAATGCCGCGATCCTCGGACTCAAGCGCCACGAGATCGATGCGCGCCTGAACAGCATCCTTGAGTTTGCCGACATCGGCGAGTTCATCGACCAGCCGGTCCGCAGCTACTCCAGCGGCATGGTCGTGCGTCTGGCCTTTGCCGTCATCGTCCACGTAGACGCGGACATCCTCATCATCGATGAGGCGCTGGCGGTAGGTGATGCCTTCTTCTCGCAAAAGTGCATGCGCTTCCTGCGTGGTTTCCAGGAACACGGGACGCTGTTGTTCGTCAGCCATGACGCTGCTGCCGTGACCAACTTGTGCGAACGCGCACTCTGGCTGAGTGCGGGCGAACCAAAGATGGTCGGCAGTTCCCAGGAGATCGTCGAGTCGTACATGGCGCAGGAGCACGCGGTGGGGCGGGGGAAAGCCACCGGAGAAGTCGTCAAGGTCGAAAGCGCTCGCAAGCGAAGCGGTCGCGACGAGGATCCGTCCCTGGCCCTGCAGCCGGACTTCCGCGCCGCACGTCTGACAGACGCCGGGTTCGTGAACCGGATGAGGGCTTTCGAGTTCACTCCGGACAATGTCGGAATACAGTTCGGTGCGCGCAACGCCGTCGTCGAGAACGTTGAGTTGCGGGCGCAAGGGGAGGCCGTGCACCTTCTGCGTGGTGGCGAGGTCGTTGAGTTGCGGATTTCCGTGAGGCTCGAGCAGGCCCTGGACAACGTGATCATCGGGTTCTTCGTGAAGGACCGGCTCGGACAGCGCCTGTTCGGCGACAACACGTACTTTGCGTGCATGCACCAGCCTCCCGGCGGCGAATCTGGTCAAGTGCTTCGCGCAACGTTCAAATTCAGGATGCCGGTGCTGCCGGTGGGTTCATACATGATTGATGCTGCGGTCGCCACAGGCGACCAGCAGGACCACACGCAGCAGCATTGGATCCACGATGCGCTGGAGTTCCGTGCGCTCGATGACGTCATGTGTTTTGGTCTGGTTGGATTGCCCATGCTGGACATTGCTGTAGAGAACGAGGGAAGTGCCTGATGGATTTCAGCGGTGAACGCTTCATTCCCACCGAGCTGGGGGAGCTGAGCCTCGAGCACTGGCACCGGTACGCCTGGTGCAGGAATGCGATGAAGGGCCTGCGCGTGCTCGATGTCGCCTGCGGTGAAGGCTATGGTTCGGCGTTGCTGGCTTCGGTTGCCGAGTCGGTCGTCGGCGCGGATATCTCCGAGGAAGCCGTTGCGCACGCGCGCGCGCACTACCCGCTGGACAACGTCGAGTTCGTCCAGGCGAGCGCGACCGCGCTGCCGTTCGCTGACGCCCAGTTCGATGCCGTCGTTTCGTTCGAGACGTTGGAGCACCTGAGCGAGCAGGAGGAAATGCTCACCCAGATCCGCAGGGTGCTGAAGCCGGGTGGCTTCTTCATCGTTTCCTCCCCGAACAAGGAGGTCTATTCGGATCGGCGCGGGTTCAAGAACGAGTTCCACGTCAAGGAACTCTATGCGGACGAGTTGAGCGCGTTGCTCGGTCGCCACTTCGGCGCTGTCCAGTACTTCGGCCAGCGAATGGAGTCTGCATCGGTTCTGCTGCCGGTCTCCGGCCATCGTTCATCG
Above is a genomic segment from Lysobacter sp. S4-A87 containing:
- a CDS encoding cystathionine gamma-synthase: MTDKHAGGGARKPGLGTLAIHAGQSPDPSTGAVMTPIYATSTYAQSSPGVHQGFEYSRSHNPTRFAYERCVAGLEGGSRGFAFASGLAATSTILELLDSRSHVIAMDDVYGGTYRLFERVRRRSAGLDFSWVNLTDVAAFEAAIRPETKMVWIETPTNPLLKLVDIAQIAAIARKRGLIVVVDNTFSSPILQRPLELGAHIVMHSATKYLNGHSDIVGGMAVVGDDAEIAEQMGFLQNAIGGVQGPFDSFLALRGLKTLHLRMEAHCENAQALAEWLEQHPAVEKVLYPGLKSHPQHELAKRQMDGFGGMVSIYLKGGLEAATRLCERTELFALAESLGGVESLVNHPAVMTHASIPPDRRAALGIGDNLVRLSVGIEDVADLRDDLSAALGA
- a CDS encoding ABC transporter permease; the encoded protein is MSILSAFGSNRSLVFELTRREILGRYRGASFGLLWSLISPFLMLMVYTLAFGFIMKSRWPGTTGTTTEFALILFVGLTVHGFFAECVNRAPSLIVGNTSYVKRVVFPLDLLVWSMTFSALFHLLMNTVVLLLLQLLWNGQIHATTLLFPLVVLPLIILTVGVGWIVSALGVFLRDIGQVVGVVTAAMLFLSSAIVPVDSVPEHYRWVFMANPLTFIINEARQVVIWGNAPNWLGLGIYFVIAIAVASFGHMLFQKLRKGFADVL
- a CDS encoding ABC transporter ATP-binding protein, with translation MSSDAAYVVTEQPASDPGKGKPVISIRGAGKAYAMYDSPAHRLWQGILGRRKKFFREFWALRGVNLDVHRGETVGIVGRNGSGKSTLLQMIAGTLTPTEGTIEVNGRVAALLELGSGFNPEFTGRENVYLNAAILGLKRHEIDARLNSILEFADIGEFIDQPVRSYSSGMVVRLAFAVIVHVDADILIIDEALAVGDAFFSQKCMRFLRGFQEHGTLLFVSHDAAAVTNLCERALWLSAGEPKMVGSSQEIVESYMAQEHAVGRGKATGEVVKVESARKRSGRDEDPSLALQPDFRAARLTDAGFVNRMRAFEFTPDNVGIQFGARNAVVENVELRAQGEAVHLLRGGEVVELRISVRLEQALDNVIIGFFVKDRLGQRLFGDNTYFACMHQPPGGESGQVLRATFKFRMPVLPVGSYMIDAAVATGDQQDHTQQHWIHDALEFRALDDVMCFGLVGLPMLDIAVENEGSA